In Salmo trutta chromosome 16, fSalTru1.1, whole genome shotgun sequence, a genomic segment contains:
- the LOC115150749 gene encoding solute carrier family 2, facilitated glucose transporter member 1 isoform X2 — MDSGGKQVTFQLMLAVGTAVIGSLQFGYNTGVINAPQKVIEMFLNETWQDRYKESIPKTSLTTLWAISVAIFSVGGIFGSFSVGLFVNRFGRRNSMLMANVLAFVSAALMGFSKMGRSWEMLIIGRFVVGLYSGLSTGFVPMYVGEVAPTALRGALGTLHQLGIVTGILMAQVFGMEALMGNKSLWPFLLGFTFIPALAQCALLPFCPESPRFLLINRNEENKAKTVLKKLRGTTDVSADMQEMKEEARQMMREKKVTIPELFRSPLYRQPIFIAVMLQLSQQLSGINAVFYYSTDIFEKAGVAQPVYATIGAGVVNTAFTVVSLFVVERAGRRSLHLLGLIGMAGAAILMTIALALLDKLPWMSYVSIVAIFAFVAFFEIGPGPIPWFIVAELFSQGPRPSAFAVAGFSNWTANFIVGMAFPYVELCGPYVFVIFTILLLSFFIFTYFKVPETKGRTFDEISAGFRQSAGTGGEKHSPEELNSLGADSQL, encoded by the exons GTTATTGAGATGTTCCTCAATGAGACATGGCAGGATCGCTACAAGGAGTCCATCCCCAAGACCTCCCTCACCACCCTGTGGGCCATCTCTGTTGCCATCTTCTCTGTCGGCGGCATCTTTGGCTCCTTCTCCGTGGGCCTGTTTGTCAACCGCTTTGGCAG GAGGAACTCCATGCTCATGGCCAACGTGCTGGCCTTTGTCTCCGCTGCTCTCATGGGCTTCTCTAAGATGGGTAGGTCGTGGGAGATGCTGATCATCGGGCGCTTCGTGGTGGGACTTTACTCCGGCCTCTCAACTGGCTTTGTACCCATGTACGTGGGTGAGGTGGCCCCCACTGCCCTTCGAGGAGCCCTGGGTACCCTCCACCAGCTGGGCATTGTCACAGGCATCCTGATGGCACAG GTGTTTGGCATGGAGGCCTTAATGGGGAACAAATCTCTGTGGCCCTTCCTGCTGGGCTTCACCTTCATCCCAGCCCTGGCGCAGTGTGCCCTGTTGCCCTTCTGCCCCGAGAGCCCCCGCTTCCTCCTCATCAACCGCAACGAGGAGAACAAGGCCAAAACTG tccTGAAGAAGCTGCGTGGGACCACAGACGTGAGTGCAGACATGCAGGAGATGAAGGAGGAGGCCAGGCAGATGATGAGGGAGAAGAAGGTGACCATCCCAGAGCTGTTCCGCTCCCCACTCTACCGCCAGCCCATCTTCATCGCCGTCATGCTCCAGCTCTCCCAGCAGCTGTCTGGCATCAACGCT GTTTTCTACTACTCTACCGATATCTTTGAGAAGGCCGGAGTTGCTCAGCCTGTTTATGCTACAATTGGTGCCGGTGTGGTCAACACAGCCTTCACTGTGGTGTCG CTGTTTGTGGTAGAGCGTGCTGGACGCAGGTCTCTCCACCTGCTGGGGCTGATAGGAATGGCAGGCGCTGCCATCCTGATGACCATTGCTCTAGCTCTGCTG GACAAGCTGCCATGGATGTCCTACGTGAGTATTGTGGCCATCTTTGCCTTTGTGGCGTTCTTTGAGATCGGCCCGGGTCCCATCCCCTGGTTCATTGTGGCTGAGCTGTTCTCCCAGGGACCCCGGCCCTCGGCCTTCGCTGTGGCTGGCTTCTCCAACTGGACTGCCAACTTCATAGTGGGCATGGCCTTCCCGTATGTAGAG TTGTGTGGCCCTTATGTCTTTGTCATCTTCACCATACTGCTGCTCAGCTTCTTCATCTTCACCTACTTCAAGGTGCCTGAGACCAAGGGCCGGACGTTTGACGAGATCTCAGCCGGGTTCCGCCAGTCGGCTGGCACTGGTGGAGAGAAGCACTCGCCAGAGGAGCTCAACAGCCTGGGGGCTGACTCTCAGCTCTAA
- the LOC115150749 gene encoding solute carrier family 2, facilitated glucose transporter member 1 isoform X1, whose product MDSGGKQVTFQLMLAVGTAVIGSLQFGYNTGVINAPQKVIEMFLNETWQDRYKESIPKTSLTTLWAISVAIFSVGGIFGSFSVGLFVNRFGRRNSMLMANVLAFVSAALMGFSKMGRSWEMLIIGRFVVGLYSGLSTGFVPMYVGEVAPTALRGALGTLHQLGIVTGILMAQVFGMEALMGNKSLWPFLLGFTFIPALAQCALLPFCPESPRFLLINRNEENKAKTVLKKLRGTTDVSADMQEMKEEARQMMREKKVTIPELFRSPLYRQPIFIAVMLQLSQQLSGINAVFYYSTDIFEKAGVAQPVYATIGAGVVNTAFTVVSLFVVERAGRRSLHLLGLIGMAGAAILMTIALALLDKLPWMSYVSIVAIFAFVAFFEIGPGPIPWFIVAELFSQGPRPSAFAVAGFSNWTANFIVGMAFPYVEQLCGPYVFVIFTILLLSFFIFTYFKVPETKGRTFDEISAGFRQSAGTGGEKHSPEELNSLGADSQL is encoded by the exons GTTATTGAGATGTTCCTCAATGAGACATGGCAGGATCGCTACAAGGAGTCCATCCCCAAGACCTCCCTCACCACCCTGTGGGCCATCTCTGTTGCCATCTTCTCTGTCGGCGGCATCTTTGGCTCCTTCTCCGTGGGCCTGTTTGTCAACCGCTTTGGCAG GAGGAACTCCATGCTCATGGCCAACGTGCTGGCCTTTGTCTCCGCTGCTCTCATGGGCTTCTCTAAGATGGGTAGGTCGTGGGAGATGCTGATCATCGGGCGCTTCGTGGTGGGACTTTACTCCGGCCTCTCAACTGGCTTTGTACCCATGTACGTGGGTGAGGTGGCCCCCACTGCCCTTCGAGGAGCCCTGGGTACCCTCCACCAGCTGGGCATTGTCACAGGCATCCTGATGGCACAG GTGTTTGGCATGGAGGCCTTAATGGGGAACAAATCTCTGTGGCCCTTCCTGCTGGGCTTCACCTTCATCCCAGCCCTGGCGCAGTGTGCCCTGTTGCCCTTCTGCCCCGAGAGCCCCCGCTTCCTCCTCATCAACCGCAACGAGGAGAACAAGGCCAAAACTG tccTGAAGAAGCTGCGTGGGACCACAGACGTGAGTGCAGACATGCAGGAGATGAAGGAGGAGGCCAGGCAGATGATGAGGGAGAAGAAGGTGACCATCCCAGAGCTGTTCCGCTCCCCACTCTACCGCCAGCCCATCTTCATCGCCGTCATGCTCCAGCTCTCCCAGCAGCTGTCTGGCATCAACGCT GTTTTCTACTACTCTACCGATATCTTTGAGAAGGCCGGAGTTGCTCAGCCTGTTTATGCTACAATTGGTGCCGGTGTGGTCAACACAGCCTTCACTGTGGTGTCG CTGTTTGTGGTAGAGCGTGCTGGACGCAGGTCTCTCCACCTGCTGGGGCTGATAGGAATGGCAGGCGCTGCCATCCTGATGACCATTGCTCTAGCTCTGCTG GACAAGCTGCCATGGATGTCCTACGTGAGTATTGTGGCCATCTTTGCCTTTGTGGCGTTCTTTGAGATCGGCCCGGGTCCCATCCCCTGGTTCATTGTGGCTGAGCTGTTCTCCCAGGGACCCCGGCCCTCGGCCTTCGCTGTGGCTGGCTTCTCCAACTGGACTGCCAACTTCATAGTGGGCATGGCCTTCCCGTATGTAGAG CAGTTGTGTGGCCCTTATGTCTTTGTCATCTTCACCATACTGCTGCTCAGCTTCTTCATCTTCACCTACTTCAAGGTGCCTGAGACCAAGGGCCGGACGTTTGACGAGATCTCAGCCGGGTTCCGCCAGTCGGCTGGCACTGGTGGAGAGAAGCACTCGCCAGAGGAGCTCAACAGCCTGGGGGCTGACTCTCAGCTCTAA